The Ignavibacteriales bacterium sequence TCGTGAACACCTGAATTCTGATATTCATCAACTAATATTGATATTTCTTCACCTATTGGAGAATAAATTTTTATGTTTATTTTTTCAGGCTTACTAATTGAATACTTAATAGTTGTTGATGGGTTAAAAGGATTGGGAAAATTCTGATAGAGTTCATAAGAAACGGGGATTTCAAATTTATTATCAACAGAAGTGATAGTTCCTAAAGTATCACCATTAATAATACAACCCCGTAATACTTTTTGTGGTCCTGTTGCTTCATCATCAAATTCCATATATTCTCCCACTCCTTCAATTAAAGTCATAGTAAAACTTGCAAAAGAAAATTCGTTCACTACCGAATCTTGCTGATGAGCATAAAAAGTAATTTCCTTAACATGTCTTGTTTTGCCAAAGATTTGGGTGAGGTATTCGTCACTTACTTTTGCAGGTTTATATATATATATCGTGTCTCCTTCGTTTATAAAAAACCTTTTAGTAACGATCCAAGAATTTCCTTTGTTGGCATTAAGCTTATAATATAACCAGTTCATTGTGGAATCAACGGGTAACCAATAAACATTATAGTTTGTATCGATTCTAAAGTAAGGGTCAGTATTAGGAGCATAATAAATAAATTTGCTTCCATCAGTTAAGATTGAATCATTAACAATTTCATATCTCAATATCTCTGTCTTGCTATTATACTCCCAAACATTTCCAACTGAAGAAGGTAAAAAGTTATAAGGGTCTGGTTCTTGGGCAAAGACAAAGTGGGTTAAAAATGTTAACACTATAATTACTTTTTTCATATTTATACTCCAAAATAGGTAAAGGTGTTTGTTTCATCGCTATACTTCTATATTGACTTTTTCATTTTAGTTGCCACTTTTTATTTTATAAGTATCATTTTATTATAAGCAGAATATTTTCCTGCTGTTAATCGACAAAAGTATATTCCGCTTGGTAAATTAGCTGCATTAAAGTTGGTTTCATAAGTTCCAATATTCTGGTATTGATCTACCAGAATCTTAAGCTCTTCACCTATAAGAGAATAAATTAATAGCTTTACTTTTTCCAGTGTTGAAATAGAATATCTAATTGTAGTCGATGGATTAAAAGGATTAGGATAGTTTTGAAATAAACAAAAATTCTCCGGTTTTAATAAATCAGGCTTTTCTTCAACATCGGTAATTGTTCCATATTTAACACCATTTATTATACAGCCCATTAGCTGGTAATACTCAACTTCATTTCCCCACCATATCTTTCCAAAACCATCTGCAATATCTTCACGCCATGCCCAGGTATAAAATTGAGTTGACGTATCCTGCAGATCATTCTTTGAAAAATAATCGATGTAATATCCCTTAGTAATCACACCGAATACACTTGCAGTAAATTCACCCCAACAATGTCCCATATACCCGGCTTGCCTGAGAGTATCCCAAAGCATCCATTTGTCCCCTGGTTTCATTGGAAATTTGTAAAGTAATATGTCGATAGAATTAGGCCATTTTATAACACTATCCTGGTTTTTACTCACCTGATAACTCCACAAAATATCATTATTAGTATTCTTATTTAATAAAGGATTTAAAACTAATAGCAACTTACTGCTATCAGCTAATAAAGAATCTTTAACAATTACATCTTTAAAAATTCTTCCATTATCATATTTATACTGCCAGGCATTTCCAATTGCATGCGGAAAGTAATTTTCAGTTTGTTGTGCATAAACAATTGTTGTTATAAATATTATTAATACAGTTAATTTCTTTGCGTTCATAAGTATACCTTTGTTTTAAATATCTTAATAAAGAGATTTATACATATCTCTTTTGTTTTTAGTACTTGTTTCTACTTTAAATCAGCAAGTGTTATTTACTTCTTCACGCATAATGTGCTCCTTTTAATTACTTTAGGAAAAAATGCGGAGAATTATTATAATTGTATGTAAGTAAAAAGAAAGATACAGTCAGCCAGACTGCAAATACGAACATAGCAACTTTTTACCTGCATTTCTGCCGTTCAGGTACTGCAATTACCGGGATGGCTTTTAATTTTTAAATGGCAGCCGCTACATAATTTTTTATTAAGTATTTCTGTTCTGTATTAAGTAAGAAAAGTAAAGACAACAACTGAAACAGGAATAACAATTTTGTCTTTTATTGAAAGATATCTCTGGTTAGGCTTTTAAGTAAGAACCCCCGTGCTTTTATAACCAAAGGCAATTTACTATAGTTTTTTGGATAAAAATAATTTATTGGTCCTTCTGCTGCTGGTTTTGAGGTTTTTCCTTGTAAAGGTGTGGTAATTACCCGACAATAAACCAGTTTATGTTTTTAACCTATATAGGAGTCGCACAATGCATATGTGGGGAGAAATAAAATAGCTGGCTGAAACTAAACTTCAGCCTGCCAGTGTGTATTATTATTTTACAAGGATCATCTTTTTTGATGAGGTGTAATCGTTTGAACGCAGTTCATACAAATAAATTCCGCTTGTAAGTCCCGCTAAGCGGGAGCTTGCGTTGAACTCAACCGAGTATTTTCCCACATCTTTCCTTTCATCAACAAGTGTTGCTACTTCTTTGCCTAACACATCATAAATCTTTAAGGTTACTCTGCCTGCTTTGGGCGTCTGGTAATTAATTACAGTTGAAGGATTGAATGGATTGGGATAGTTCTGGGATAATCCGTAGTCATTTACAACTAAGTTCCCTTCGTATGTAATTTCCTGATCGCTTTCTTTCGGTAATGTGTTATTCACCGTGTAATGCTGTGCTATCAGATAATTACCTTTAACAGAATTATCCAGCACTAATCTTAACCTTACTATCCTATCACCAATGCCCGATGCTATTATCTTATATGAAGAGATTTTATTCTTCAGAAGATTGTTTTTATTGAAGGAAAGTTTATTAAACGAGCCAAGTACTTTTCCGTCATTATTATCTATCAACTCAACTTCAAAATCCGTACTCTTTTCATTGCCAAGCAGGGTTACCGCCTTAACAGAATCTGATGAGCCAAACATAGTGCTAAAGCTTAACTCCGATTTATCATTTAATGTGAATGGCTGGCTGGTTAAATATCCGGTGAACTCATTCCAACTATTAAAAGCTGTAGTTTCTTTCATCTCCTTAAAATCAACCGCCTGTCCATCTACGTTTATATCACCAAGCGCAAAGTAAATTGCAGTACTGTCATTATAAACAACCGCTTTCCTGCTTGAAGAGATAAAATCTTTTGTGCTTTCTTTACCAAGGCTTTCTACAGAATTTGATTTATTAAAACTATACGGAGATGATGTAGTTGATAATGTTATTCCAAACATACTGGTCCAACTGCTCCAGGTATCGCTGTTGCACACTTGTAGGTTTTTGCCTGTTATACCAAAGTTTCTAATGTTAGAAAATGAAGTGTTGCGGATATATTTGTTATAACTGCCGTTACTTTCAGTCCAGCCAATTACATAACCTGCGGCAGGTATATTTAAATTAATAACTGAATTATTTACTGAACTGCCGAATTCATAAATGGTTGAGAACCAAGTATTGTCGCTTTGTCTTGCACGCAGCAGGGTATGGGAAATGCCCATTTCGGTGTCTTCGCCAACCCAAGTTAATCTTGGTGTACCATCCGGCAATACAATTATTGAAGGATATGAGTTTTTCAGATATGCGCTTCCCGACGAAGCTTCTGAGAGATAGGAACATTGGATACCTGAATAATAAATAAGTTGTTCATATTTAATTTTTGAACCTCCTGTTACATTTTGTTGCCAGACTAAATGAAATACAGTTGCTCCGGCATCTAAGGCTTGCTTACATACACTTATCGCAGGGTTTAAACTGGAATTATCAGTTCCCGTTACAATTGTAGCAGCGGAAGTCCAGGAGGTATAATTGCCCGCACGGTAATAAAGCCCGGCAGTACCTTCTTTCCAAACAACAACAATTTTATTTAATGCACCCCAGCTTCCACATACTACCGGTGTTGCATTATTACTTGAGTAGGAATTTGCCGATGCATACACAACATCATTGAACAGGATATTTCCACTAACATCCAATTTCTTTACCTTAATACTATAGGTAGTGCCGGTCTTTAGTTGATAAGTTACAAGTATGGCAGGTGTACTACCTAATACAAAATCAATTGAGGGACTTTTTGCTTCTGGTCCTTCATCAACAGGAGCATTATTTACAATTGTCCAGTTTGCGCCATCATCTACGCTTTTTTCAAGCCATATCCTGTTCATACTTTCATAAACTTTATAAAGAGTTCCATCTAAATTAACAAACTTCCGTTGGCTGGGATTAGAGAAAGCGTTTTGATTGTTTGTAAGATTAGTGCCTTTTAAGTTTGCAGTTACAATTGCACCACTACCTTTAAATACTATGGGTGTTTCCAAATTGTAAGGTTGCTTAATATCTGCTAAAGCAGAATTATTAACACTCCAAGAACTAAGATAGAATTTGTGTGTTTTACCTGTTTGCGAAAGATATATATCCTGTGATGAAGATTTGATACTATAAGGAATCTTGTTGGAATAGGGATCTTGATTTAAAAAAATACCATTATAGTGTATCCCGCTACTTGTAGTAGTATTAATGTTCAAAACTAATGGAGTGCTATAGGAATAGAATATTCCATCATTGCCTCTGTTACGAAAATTATTCCCATAGTTTGCATCTGCGTAATCATAAATCCACGGGTCTTTAAATTCAACATTTCCATTATATTGGTTGCACTCAGGCAAATAAGAATTAATTGTTAAATCTCCTGATGTTACATTGCCAAAATATGATGCAACAGTGCCGTAAGTTCCATCAATGGAAAAAGAACCATGATTAATTATTTTATTGTCACTGCCCCAATTATTAAATTTCTCTGTTAAATTAAGTAATGATTGAGATGCTTTGAAAGTTTCAATAAAATTTTTATAACAATCAAATTTTGTTGTTTGTATTGGGTATGATACAAAACTTTGGTTCTCCCAATGGCCCAATGTTGAACCGGTCATTCTGGAACCATTTGCATAATATTGATCTATAGATATCTCGACTAATCCTATTGCATCATAAAAAGCATTATTAGATAAACTAGTCCCTGAATTTGGACAAACTGGCATAGTATGAACACCTATTGCATAACCAGTTGCTTCGTCAATTATTGGACTTCCTGAATTTCCACTTTCTGTATCAGTATAATAAGATATTGCATTCTCTGTCGCCGAATATTGATAAAAATTAGCTGAAGCTGTTTGCTGTATGTAAGCAGAAGAACCATCATCTACACCATAACCAGTAATCCTAATAGTAGTTGGGTTATATTTTCTGTCAATATTTAAATATGTACCGTATTGTTCAATTGGATATTTTCCAGTTCCGGAATT is a genomic window containing:
- a CDS encoding T9SS type A sorting domain-containing protein, producing the protein SICGTDERVPSYNNAIGRIVRGNSVVGTAWATKNNKFVTAGHCFKNGPDNLTLEFNVPFSNTDKIIVHPSNPADIYTINATSIQKQDTGDMSGNPIAGKDWAVFTVYPNSGTGKYPIEQYGTYLNIDRKYNPTTIRITGYGVDDGSSAYIQQTASANFYQYSATENAISYYTDTESGNSGSPIIDEATGYAIGVHTMPVCPNSGTSLSNNAFYDAIGLVEISIDQYYANGSRMTGSTLGHWENQSFVSYPIQTTKFDCYKNFIETFKASQSLLNLTEKFNNWGSDNKIINHGSFSIDGTYGTVASYFGNVTSGDLTINSYLPECNQYNGNVEFKDPWIYDYADANYGNNFRNRGNDGIFYSYSTPLVLNINTTTSSGIHYNGIFLNQDPYSNKIPYSIKSSSQDIYLSQTGKTHKFYLSSWSVNNSALADIKQPYNLETPIVFKGSGAIVTANLKGTNLTNNQNAFSNPSQRKFVNLDGTLYKVYESMNRIWLEKSVDDGANWTIVNNAPVDEGPEAKSPSIDFVLGSTPAILVTYQLKTGTTYSIKVKKLDVSGNILFNDVVYASANSYSSNNATPVVCGSWGALNKIVVVWKEGTAGLYYRAGNYTSWTSAATIVTGTDNSSLNPAISVCKQALDAGATVFHLVWQQNVTGGSKIKYEQLIYYSGIQCSYLSEASSGSAYLKNSYPSIIVLPDGTPRLTWVGEDTEMGISHTLLRARQSDNTWFSTIYEFGSSVNNSVINLNIPAAGYVIGWTESNGSYNKYIRNTSFSNIRNFGITGKNLQVCNSDTWSSWTSMFGITLSTTSSPYSFNKSNSVESLGKESTKDFISSSRKAVVYNDSTAIYFALGDINVDGQAVDFKEMKETTAFNSWNEFTGYLTSQPFTLNDKSELSFSTMFGSSDSVKAVTLLGNEKSTDFEVELIDNNDGKVLGSFNKLSFNKNNLLKNKISSYKIIASGIGDRIVRLRLVLDNSVKGNYLIAQHYTVNNTLPKESDQEITYEGNLVVNDYGLSQNYPNPFNPSTVINYQTPKAGRVTLKIYDVLGKEVATLVDERKDVGKYSVEFNASSRLAGLTSGIYLYELRSNDYTSSKKMILVK
- a CDS encoding T9SS type A sorting domain-containing protein, with amino-acid sequence MKKVIIVLTFLTHFVFAQEPDPYNFLPSSVGNVWEYNSKTEILRYEIVNDSILTDGSKFIYYAPNTDPYFRIDTNYNVYWLPVDSTMNWLYYKLNANKGNSWIVTKRFFINEGDTIYIYKPAKVSDEYLTQIFGKTRHVKEITFYAHQQDSVVNEFSFASFTMTLIEGVGEYMEFDDEATGPQKVLRGCIINGDTLGTITSVDNKFEIPVSYELYQNFPNPFNPSTTIKYSISKPEKINIKIYSPIGEEISILVDEYQNSGVHEIKFNANNMPSGIYIYRITAGSYSSSKKMILLK
- a CDS encoding T9SS type A sorting domain-containing protein; amino-acid sequence: MNAKKLTVLIIFITTIVYAQQTENYFPHAIGNAWQYKYDNGRIFKDVIVKDSLLADSSKLLLVLNPLLNKNTNNDILWSYQVSKNQDSVIKWPNSIDILLYKFPMKPGDKWMLWDTLRQAGYMGHCWGEFTASVFGVITKGYYIDYFSKNDLQDTSTQFYTWAWREDIADGFGKIWWGNEVEYYQLMGCIINGVKYGTITDVEEKPDLLKPENFCLFQNYPNPFNPSTTIRYSISTLEKVKLLIYSLIGEELKILVDQYQNIGTYETNFNAANLPSGIYFCRLTAGKYSAYNKMILIK